In the genome of Rhizobium etli 8C-3, one region contains:
- a CDS encoding sensor histidine kinase, producing the protein MAFFYYGGAVATRAYMGEASSQAGTAMRLAVSALSGHLNRYEALPALIADHDNIKELVSRPQDQALREAANLYLKEINGLLKSSDIYVIRPDGETIASSNFDLPSSFVGENFSYRPYFQDAVSGRQSRFYALGTTSLKRGYYFASPIYAGEEIRGVIVFKVDIDMIEASWSGGEYRIFVSDPEGIIFMSGKPDWLYNGILPLTADRISRTGASRRYANARLTALPITRSHFEEHELMSLVEEGVQKEYLVLSHYMPAEDWTVNVLMDTGSVRTQARTALGAVFLILCIAGLAIAILRQRRMRLNERMHLQAEARNELERRVEERTADLARVNSRIEEEIAERRLTEIQLRQTQADLIQAGKLAGLGQMSAALSHEFNQPLAAAKTYTDSAAVLLDRGRTAEAQDNIQRIGGLIDRMASISRHLRNFARKPNEKLGPVPLDEAIRDTLEIIAWRLKAADADLRVDLGIRPPVVRAGSVRLQQVLVNVISNAADAVEGIEDRRIEVTACEEKGKVVLMVRDHGPGVPAAIAERIFDPFFTTKGVGKGLGLGLSISYNIIKDFGGSLAASNHPEGGAVFRIDLQSATGIMPEAAE; encoded by the coding sequence TTGGCGTTCTTCTATTATGGTGGGGCGGTGGCAACCCGTGCCTATATGGGCGAGGCGTCATCGCAGGCGGGCACCGCGATGCGGCTTGCGGTTTCCGCGCTGAGTGGTCACCTGAACCGCTATGAGGCGCTGCCGGCGCTGATTGCCGATCACGACAACATCAAGGAACTGGTCAGCCGCCCGCAGGACCAGGCGCTGCGCGAGGCGGCCAATCTCTATCTCAAGGAGATCAACGGACTCCTGAAATCCTCCGATATCTATGTGATCAGGCCGGATGGCGAGACGATTGCATCAAGCAATTTCGATCTGCCGAGCAGCTTCGTCGGCGAGAATTTCAGCTATCGCCCTTATTTCCAGGATGCCGTTTCCGGGCGCCAGTCCCGGTTCTACGCGCTCGGAACCACCTCGCTCAAACGCGGATATTATTTTGCCTCGCCGATCTATGCTGGCGAGGAAATTCGCGGCGTCATCGTCTTCAAGGTCGATATCGACATGATCGAGGCTTCGTGGAGCGGTGGCGAATACCGCATCTTCGTATCGGATCCCGAAGGCATCATCTTCATGTCGGGCAAGCCGGATTGGCTTTATAACGGCATTCTGCCCCTGACCGCAGACCGCATCTCGCGTACGGGGGCGTCCCGCCGCTACGCGAATGCCAGGCTGACCGCGCTACCAATCACGCGCAGCCATTTCGAAGAGCATGAATTGATGTCTCTCGTCGAAGAAGGCGTGCAGAAGGAATATCTGGTGCTCTCGCACTATATGCCGGCCGAGGATTGGACCGTTAACGTGCTGATGGACACCGGTTCCGTTCGCACGCAGGCACGCACCGCGCTTGGCGCCGTCTTCCTCATTCTCTGCATCGCCGGCCTGGCGATTGCGATTCTGCGGCAGCGGCGGATGCGACTCAACGAGCGCATGCATCTGCAGGCGGAAGCGCGCAACGAGCTGGAGCGGCGTGTCGAGGAGCGCACGGCCGACCTTGCCCGCGTCAACAGCCGCATCGAAGAGGAAATCGCCGAGCGGCGGCTGACCGAAATACAGCTTCGCCAGACCCAGGCCGACCTCATCCAGGCAGGTAAGCTTGCCGGTCTGGGCCAGATGTCGGCGGCACTCTCCCACGAGTTCAACCAGCCGCTTGCCGCTGCAAAGACCTATACAGACAGCGCGGCCGTGCTCCTGGACCGCGGACGCACTGCAGAAGCGCAGGACAATATCCAGCGCATCGGCGGGCTTATCGACCGCATGGCATCCATCAGCAGGCATCTGCGCAACTTCGCGCGAAAGCCGAACGAGAAGCTCGGCCCGGTGCCGCTCGACGAGGCGATCCGCGATACGCTGGAGATCATCGCCTGGCGGCTGAAGGCGGCGGATGCCGACCTGCGAGTCGATCTTGGCATCCGCCCACCCGTCGTCCGTGCCGGCTCAGTTCGCTTGCAGCAGGTTTTGGTCAACGTGATATCAAATGCCGCCGATGCCGTCGAAGGGATCGAGGACCGGCGGATTGAAGTGACGGCCTGCGAGGAAAAGGGCAAGGTGGTGCTGATGGTCCGCGATCACGGACCGGGCGTGCCGGCGGCAATCGCCGAGCGCATCTTCGATCCCTTCTTCACGACCAAGGGCGTCGGCAAGGGCCTGGGCCTCGGGCTTTCGATATCCTACAACATCATCAAGGATTTCGGCGGCAGCCTGGCGGCCTCCAATCATCCGGAGGGAGGCGCCGTTTTCCGCATCGATCTGCAATCGGCGACGGGCATTATGCCGGAGGCGGCTGAGTGA
- a CDS encoding sulfite oxidase-like oxidoreductase: MSDEQTPSDSKLTTSKRRWAAEGKFLTGRISRPETERLPPGQHLVKNWPVLDLGQQPVISLNTWRLEVRGLVERSLDLTWAAFQAMEQSTKVSDIHCVTTWSRYDNKWKGVATRDLLDLVMPKPQANYVMLTSYDGYTTNLPLSDFAAEDAILATSWEGLPLTRDHGGPMRLVVPHLYFWKSAKWLRRVDLIPADQAGFWEKNGYHMYGDPWREQRYTDD; this comes from the coding sequence ATGAGCGACGAGCAGACCCCCTCCGACAGCAAACTCACCACCTCGAAGCGCCGCTGGGCCGCCGAAGGCAAGTTCCTGACAGGTCGCATCAGCCGCCCGGAAACCGAGCGCCTGCCGCCCGGCCAGCATCTCGTCAAGAACTGGCCGGTCCTTGATCTCGGCCAGCAGCCGGTCATCTCGCTCAACACATGGCGTCTGGAAGTGCGCGGGCTCGTCGAGAGATCGCTCGACCTCACCTGGGCGGCCTTTCAGGCGATGGAGCAGAGCACCAAGGTCAGCGACATTCACTGCGTCACCACATGGTCGCGCTATGACAACAAATGGAAAGGCGTTGCGACACGAGATCTTCTCGATCTCGTAATGCCGAAGCCGCAAGCCAACTATGTCATGCTGACGAGCTATGACGGCTATACGACCAACCTGCCGCTTTCCGATTTCGCGGCCGAGGATGCGATCCTTGCAACATCATGGGAAGGCCTGCCGCTGACGCGCGATCACGGCGGCCCCATGCGCCTGGTCGTGCCGCATCTCTACTTCTGGAAAAGCGCCAAGTGGCTTCGCCGCGTCGACCTCATCCCTGCCGACCAGGCGGGCTTCTGGGAAAAGAATGGCTACCACATGTACGGCGACCCATGGCGCGAGCAGCGTTATACGGACGATTGA
- a CDS encoding CbtA family protein has translation MVGNLLLRGMLAGAIAGILVFAFAYAFGEPLVDQAIAFEEAAAQAAGEAAEPELVSRATQAGLGLFTGVMTYAVAVGGLFALAFAFVHGRFSPLGARGTAAVIALAAFVAIVLVPAIKYPANPPAVGNPDTIGVRTEVFFLMIVVSVASLIAAVALARNLSARFGIWNAAILAGAAYLVFIGLVQYALPPINEVPENYSATVLWRFRTASLGMHGILWAALGIVFGVLAEKRLRPALR, from the coding sequence ATGGTGGGAAATCTTTTGCTCCGTGGCATGCTCGCGGGGGCGATTGCTGGCATCCTGGTTTTTGCCTTTGCCTATGCATTCGGTGAGCCGTTGGTCGATCAGGCGATTGCCTTCGAAGAAGCTGCTGCCCAGGCTGCAGGCGAAGCCGCTGAACCGGAACTCGTGAGCCGCGCCACACAGGCCGGCCTCGGCCTCTTCACCGGCGTCATGACCTATGCGGTTGCCGTTGGCGGCCTCTTTGCTCTTGCCTTCGCCTTCGTTCACGGGCGGTTCAGCCCGCTCGGCGCTCGCGGCACGGCCGCGGTGATTGCGCTTGCCGCCTTTGTTGCCATCGTTCTCGTTCCGGCCATCAAGTACCCCGCCAACCCGCCTGCGGTCGGCAATCCGGATACGATCGGCGTGCGCACGGAAGTGTTCTTCCTCATGATCGTCGTTTCCGTCGCCTCGCTGATTGCTGCAGTGGCGCTGGCGCGCAATCTGTCTGCGCGCTTCGGCATTTGGAATGCGGCGATCCTCGCAGGTGCGGCCTATCTCGTCTTCATCGGCCTGGTTCAGTACGCCCTTCCGCCAATCAACGAGGTGCCGGAAAATTATTCGGCCACGGTGCTCTGGCGTTTTCGCACGGCCTCGCTCGGCATGCATGGCATCTTGTGGGCCGCGCTTGGGATTGTCTTCGGAGTGCTGGCGGAAAAGCGACTGCGTCCGGCCTTGCGATAA
- a CDS encoding CbtB domain-containing protein, with product MSDTALRPIAAPAPIPLGEILPWAIFGGLLMIIAIYFVGTEEGAMALFSGGYVHEFVHDGRHLLGFPCH from the coding sequence ATGTCTGACACCGCTCTTCGGCCCATCGCAGCACCGGCGCCGATCCCGCTAGGAGAAATCCTGCCCTGGGCGATCTTCGGTGGCTTGCTGATGATCATCGCCATCTATTTCGTCGGCACCGAAGAGGGCGCCATGGCGCTGTTTTCCGGCGGCTACGTCCACGAATTCGTACATGACGGCCGTCACCTTCTCGGCTTCCCCTGCCACTAA
- a CDS encoding histidine phosphatase family protein, with product MHTRLTWICHGLTSAGRNGRFPLDEPLEESAVTQTRAISGWLQRADRVVTSPALRARQTAEALSLVSLPDPLLADCDYGRWGGMAIADLQMQEPENMLAWMSDPESAPHGGENIRQLTGRAALSMETQSVLGGHVIAVSHAAVIRAAILNVLQAPLSSFWLADIEPLSVIRMTHNGRRWALRFGG from the coding sequence GTGCACACCCGGCTCACATGGATCTGCCATGGCCTGACAAGCGCTGGTCGCAACGGTCGCTTTCCACTCGACGAACCGCTTGAGGAAAGCGCCGTCACGCAGACGCGGGCGATTTCCGGTTGGCTGCAGCGCGCCGACCGGGTCGTGACGAGTCCGGCGCTGCGCGCACGCCAGACTGCAGAAGCACTCTCGCTCGTCTCTCTTCCCGATCCGTTGCTTGCCGATTGCGATTACGGCCGGTGGGGCGGGATGGCGATCGCCGATCTGCAGATGCAGGAGCCCGAAAATATGCTCGCCTGGATGAGCGATCCGGAATCGGCCCCGCACGGCGGCGAAAATATCAGGCAACTCACAGGACGGGCAGCCTTGTCGATGGAAACGCAATCGGTGCTCGGCGGCCACGTTATCGCCGTCAGTCACGCCGCGGTCATCCGCGCTGCGATCCTGAACGTGCTTCAGGCGCCGCTTTCGTCTTTCTGGCTCGCGGATATCGAACCGTTATCCGTCATCCGCATGACCCATAATGGCCGCCGTTGGGCGCTTCGCTTCGGCGGCTGA